The following nucleotide sequence is from Caldicellulosiruptor saccharolyticus DSM 8903.
ATGTCACCCTTAACATCTTTTAGTCTGATTCCATTTTTTGGACTTTTTATCGCTATATCACTATCTAATACTTCAAATATTTTTTCCAGTGATGCAAATGCGTTTTGCCACTGGTTGACCAGATTCTGAATGTTGCCAATTGGTGCACTAAAGATGTTGACATAGCTCACAAATGCAAACAGTGTGCCTATGCTAAGTTTCCCTTTTATTGCTAAATATCCACCTACAACTAAAATTATTACAGAGTTAAGACCGTTTAAAAAGTTTGCAAGAGGGTTGTGATATGAGCGAATATCCGCTGCCTCAATATTTTTCTCTGTAAACTCATATGCAACCTTTTCAAAGCTCTTTTTCTCAAAGTCTTCGTTTCCAAACGCTTTTACAACCCTGATTCCCGTTATATTTTCTTGTACCTTGGACGTAAGCTTTTCAAATGCAATTCTTATACTCTTAAAAGTAGGATGAAGCTTTTTGGCAAGGCTTCTTACATTGAGGTAAATCAAAGGTGCTGTTGAAATGGTCAAAACTGACAACAAAAAGTTCATCGAAAGCATTATGCTCAGGGCTGAGACAATTGTAATTGCTATGGTTATCACCTGAACAAAACTCTGGTTCAAAAACACTCTAATTGCCTCTAAATCCCCCACCATCCTGTTCATAATTGCACCTGTGGAGGCTTTGTCAAAGTACTCAAAAGACTGATATTGAAGTTTTGTGTAGATTTGGTCTCTAAGAAGATATATGACCTTTTGAGATGTGTACTCAAATATGTACCCCTGAAAATAGTTGCAAAAAGCCCTTATCAAAACAAGACCTGC
It contains:
- a CDS encoding ABC transporter ATP-binding protein; the encoded protein is MDYLKRILKYLDEYKFLVALGLIFSLISIFCNMTVPKVSKHIIDDVLIAKHFDRLASLALLVAGLVLIRAFCNYFQGYIFEYTSQKVIYLLRDQIYTKLQYQSFEYFDKASTGAIMNRMVGDLEAIRVFLNQSFVQVITIAITIVSALSIMLSMNFLLSVLTISTAPLIYLNVRSLAKKLHPTFKSIRIAFEKLTSKVQENITGIRVVKAFGNEDFEKKSFEKVAYEFTEKNIEAADIRSYHNPLANFLNGLNSVIILVVGGYLAIKGKLSIGTLFAFVSYVNIFSAPIGNIQNLVNQWQNAFASLEKIFEVLDSDIAIKSPKNGIRLKDVKGDIKFIDVYFKYNQRYVLKGINLHIKPGEVVAILGSTGSGKSSLINLLARFYDCTKGSILIDDIDVKDIRLCSLRKNIGIIMQETFIFSDTIAANIAFGKPDATLDEIKWAAKLAQADEFIERLPQGYDTVVGERGVGLSGGQKQRIAIARALIYNPKILILDDATSSLDFETEAEIQKNLARGYKRKDNYYHNSQDISACCKCRQNYLHVRW